A stretch of Candidatus Sphingomonas phytovorans DNA encodes these proteins:
- a CDS encoding TetR family transcriptional regulator C-terminal domain-containing protein has translation MAKVSNRDKILTAGVRVVHERGFGGASVRDIVQAAGVPQGSFTNHFVSKEAFGLEVLDIYFQKSMAIFAETLRNDARAPLERFGAFLDANIERASAENLCNGCMIGNFAAETSGSDAIRPHLVEIFDAVREAIASCLKAAVAAGEVRADLDCDDIAAFLVASLQGANLLAKVERSAEPMKRLKRIALDILQR, from the coding sequence ATGGCGAAGGTCTCCAACCGCGATAAGATCCTCACCGCTGGGGTGCGGGTGGTGCATGAGCGCGGCTTCGGTGGCGCCAGCGTGCGGGATATCGTCCAGGCGGCGGGCGTGCCGCAGGGCTCTTTCACCAATCACTTCGTCTCGAAGGAAGCGTTCGGCCTCGAGGTGCTGGACATCTACTTCCAGAAAAGCATGGCCATCTTTGCCGAGACGCTGCGGAACGATGCCCGTGCCCCGCTCGAACGGTTCGGCGCCTTTCTCGACGCCAATATCGAACGCGCCTCGGCCGAGAACCTGTGCAACGGGTGCATGATCGGCAATTTCGCCGCGGAGACCAGCGGAAGCGACGCAATCAGGCCGCATCTCGTCGAGATTTTCGACGCGGTACGTGAGGCGATCGCGTCCTGCCTCAAGGCGGCGGTCGCGGCGGGCGAAGTGCGCGCCGATCTCGATTGCGACGATATCGCCGCGTTCCTCGTCGCCTCGCTCCAGGGCGCGAACCTCCTCGCCAAGGTCGAGCGGAGCGCAGAGCCGATGAAGCGGCTCAAACGGATCGCCCTCGATATCCTGCAACGCTGA
- a CDS encoding MarR family transcriptional regulator, with protein MTRLKLDQFLPYRLSIASNRVSSAIATAYQSLFGLRVPEWRLIAVIAESDGLTQQALGVATRMDKVTVSRAAIALVDRGLVQRRPNPDDQRSHLLSLTKAGQALYESVAPKALELEAQVFAGFSVEEIAAFRAMLDRIEASAAPLDPEQA; from the coding sequence ATGACCCGCCTGAAGCTCGACCAGTTCCTGCCCTATCGCCTGTCGATCGCGTCGAATCGCGTGTCGTCGGCGATTGCGACGGCCTATCAATCGCTGTTCGGGCTTCGCGTCCCCGAATGGAGGCTGATCGCGGTGATCGCGGAGAGCGACGGGTTGACCCAGCAGGCATTGGGCGTGGCGACGCGGATGGACAAGGTGACGGTGAGCCGCGCCGCCATCGCGCTGGTCGATCGCGGGCTGGTTCAGCGGCGGCCCAATCCGGACGACCAGCGATCGCACCTGTTGTCGCTGACCAAGGCAGGGCAGGCGCTGTACGAGAGCGTCGCGCCCAAGGCGCTTGAACTGGAAGCGCAGGTTTTTGCGGGATTTTCCGTCGAGGAAATCGCGGCGTTTCGCGCGATGCTCGACCGGATCGAGGCGTCGGCGGCACCGCTCGACCCCGAACAGGCTTGA